From the Patagioenas fasciata isolate bPatFas1 chromosome Z, bPatFas1.hap1, whole genome shotgun sequence genome, one window contains:
- the LOC136115254 gene encoding inositol 1,4,5-trisphosphate receptor-interacting protein-like 1, whose amino-acid sequence MEQRAEMLKREMTWLWQEIEERSREQRNQAQRNQEQSGFAWASLLLSALQHWLCWAVAGVLVVLFVLCWCLRKWSPEPERGEESFAKNVEKKKHEGENDDANEAQEENDDANEPEENHDANDDEEGNDDANEAQEENDNANEPEEENDDANEDEEENDDENENDDEEENDDENEDEEENEDEDGDGEENDENDDEDEAEEANDNANDLGRFLEEDIERPVQHLYRDCKSVMSLMETFIHLYQYIFSNTYFPVLEKAIEVGSAFEGWSPRGEDITYRLILPLKPPRGHTFHLEPGSVWPMRNFRIRVEVVCTCEMEQPAGETRCFLHHPEQEHGRNAAFSILDDLCTASYLDVQKTARYFQMFVRRSWRALHLSTVRRLTVLPSDRSCKFCVVQRRGKRILIELMFGVQEGDSDIFVSSQYTEAGYTPSTMWPETYAVAEMKFFRLIARKAHPDTCYLRCLQLCARCLLGRDFSTYTLKTVMMHVLTTMPLSNWHRRYFWQWLNDILQYLQRCLRRKCLNHFFIGNENLPEEIILPPELRMAEPFNLFQHLTQNPYASEHANLEFDGLQSRVHRMLLDRR is encoded by the coding sequence ATGGAGCAGCGTGCTGAGATGCTGAAACGGGAGATGActtggctgtggcaggagatagaggagaggagccgggagcagaggaaccaggcgcagaggaaccaggagcagagcggctttgcctgggcatccctgctcctctctgccttgcaacactggctgtgctgggccgttgctggagtcctggtcgtgctctttgtgctctgctggtgcctcaggaaatggagccctgagccagagagaggagaggagagctttGCTAAAAACGTGGAGAAGAAGaaacatgaaggagagaatgatgatgcaaacgaagctcaagaagagaatgatgatgcaaatgaacctgaagagaATCATGATGCAAATGACGACGAAGAAGGgaatgatgatgcaaacgaagctcaagaagagaatgataatgcaaatgaacctgaagaagaaaatgacgaTGCCAATGAAGacgaagaagagaatgatgatgaaaacgAAAATGAcgatgaagaagagaatgatgatgaaaatgaagatgaagaagagaatgaagatgaagatggagatggagaagagaatgatgagaatgatgatgaagatgaagccGAAGAAGCGAATGATAATGCAAATGACCTGGGAAGGTTTCTTGAGGAGGACATAGAGCGGCCAGTTCAGCACCTGTACAGAGACTGCAAGTCTGTGATGAGCCTTATGGAAACCTTCATCCATCtctaccagtatatcttctcaaaTACTTATTTCCCAGTGCTGGAAAAAGCCATCGAGGTGGGCAGTGCCTTTGAAGGTTGGAGTCCCCGTGGGGAAGACATCACCTACCGCCTGAttttgcccctgaagcctccccgAGGACACACCTTCCACCTGGAGCCAGGCTCCGTGTGGCCAATGAGGAACTTCCGCATCCGTGTGGAGGTGGTGTGTACCTGTGAGATGGAGCAGCCGGCAGGAGAGACACGTTGCTTCCTCCATCACCCCGAGCAAGAGCACGGGAGGAATGCAGCCTTCAGCATCCTAGACGACCTCTGCACTGCCTCCTACCTAGACGTGCAGAAAACTGCGCGCTATTTCCAGATGTTTGTGAGACgttcctggagggctctgcaTCTTTCAACCGTACGCCGCCTAACAGTGCTGCCCTCTGACCGCTCCTGCAAATTCTGTGTGGTGCAACGCCGGGGGAAAAGGATTTTAATTGAGTTGATGTTTGGGGTGCAAGAAGGTGACTCGGACATCTTTGTGAGCAGCCAGTATACAGAGGCTGGCTACACTCCAAGCACAATGTGGCCAGAGACCtatgctgtggcagagatgaagttctTCAGGTTGATTGCCAGAAAGGCACATCCTGACACCTGCTACCTCAgatgcctgcagctctgtgcccgctgcctgctGGGCAGAGACTTTTCCACCTATACACTGAAGACAGTTATGATGCACGTGCTGACCACCATGCCGCTGTCAAACTGGCACAGGAGGTATTTCTGGCAATGGCTGAACGACATCCTGCAGTACCTGCAGAGATGTCTGCGGAGGAAATGCCTGAACCACTTCTTCATTGGCAATGAGAACCTGCCAGAGGAGATCATCTTGCCCCCGGAACTGCGAATGGCTGAACCATTCAACCTCTTCCAGCACCTGACGCAGAATCCTTACGCCTCTGAGCACGCAAATCTTGAGTTTGATGGGCTGCAAAGTCGGGTTCATAGGATGCTTCTCGACAGGCGCTGA
- the LOC136115286 gene encoding inositol 1,4,5-trisphosphate receptor-interacting protein-like 1 — MEQRAEMLKREMTWLWQEIEERSREQRNQAQRNQEQSGFAWASLLLSALQHWLCWAVAGVLVVLFVLCWCLRKWSPEPERGEESFAKNVEKKKHEGENDDANEAQEENDDANEPEENHDANEDEEGNDDANEAQEENDNANEPEEENDDANEDEEENDDENENDDEEENDDENEDEEENEDEDGDGEENDENDDEDEAEEANDNANDLGRFLEEDIERPVQHLYRDCKSVMSLMETFIHLYQYIFSNTYFPVLEKAIEVGSAFEGWSPRGEDITYRLILPLKPPRGHTFHLEPGSVWPMRNFRIRVEVVCTCEMEQPAGETRCFLHHPEQEHGRNAAFSILDDLCTASYLDVQKTARYFQMFVRRSWRALHLSTVRRLTVLPSDRSCKFCVVQRRGKRILIELMFGVQEGDSDIFVSSQYTEAGYTPSTMWPETYAVAEMKFFRLIARKAHPDTCYLRCLQLCARCLLGRDFSTYTLKTVMMHVLTTRPLSNWHRRYSWQWLNDILQYLQRCLRRKCLNHFFIGNENLPEEIILPPELRMAEPFNLFQHLTQNPYASEHANLEFDGLQSRVHRMLLDGR; from the coding sequence ATGGAGCAGCGTGCTGAGATGCTGAAACGGGAGATGActtggctgtggcaggagatagaggagaggagccgggagcagaggaaccaggcgcagaggaaccaggagcagagcggctttgcctgggcatccctgctcctctctgccttgcaacactggctgtgctgggccgttgctggagtcctggtcgtgctctttgtgctctgctggtgcctcaggaaatggagccctgagccagagagaggagaggagagctttGCTAAAAACGTGGAGAAGAAGaaacatgaaggagagaatgatgatgcaaacgaagctcaagaagagaatgatgatgcaaatgaacctgaagagaATCATGATGCAAATGAAGACGAAGAAGGgaatgatgatgcaaacgaagctcaagaagagaatgataatgcaaatgaacctgaagaagaaaatgacgaTGCCAATGAAGacgaagaagagaatgatgatgaaaacgAAAATGAcgatgaagaagagaatgatgatgaaaatgaagatgaagaagagaatgaagatgaagatggagatggagaagagaatgatgagaatgatgatgaagatgaagccGAAGAAGCGAATGATAATGCAAATGACCTGGGAAGGTTTCTTGAGGAGGACATAGAGCGGCCAGTTCAGCACCTGTACAGAGACTGCAAGTCTGTGATGAGCCTTATGGAAACCTTCATCCATCtctaccagtatatcttctcaaaTACTTATTTCCCAGTGCTGGAAAAAGCCATCGAGGTGGGCAGTGCCTTTGAAGGTTGGAGTCCCCGTGGGGAAGACATCACCTACCGCCTGAttttgcccctgaagcctccccgAGGACACACCTTCCACCTGGAGCCGGGCTCCGTGTGGCCAATGAGGAACTTCCGCATCCGTGTGGAGGTGGTGTGTACCTGTGAGATGGAGCAGCCGGCAGGAGAGACACGTTGCTTCCTCCATCACCCCGAGCAAGAGCACGGGAGGAATGCAGCCTTCAGCATCCTAGACGACCTCTGCACTGCCTCCTACCTAGACGTGCAGAAAACTGCGCGCTATTTCCAGATGTTTGTGAGACgttcctggagggctctgcaTCTTTCAACCGTACGCCGCCTAACAGTGCTGCCCTCTGACCGCTCCTGCAAATTCTGTGTGGTGCAACGCCGGGGGAAAAGGATTTTAATTGAGTTGATGTTTGGGGTGCAAGAAGGTGACTCGGACATCTTTGTGAGCAGCCAGTATACAGAGGCTGGCTACACTCCAAGCACAATGTGGCCAGAGACCtatgctgtggcagagatgaagttctTCAGGTTGATTGCCAGAAAGGCACATCCTGACACCTGCTACCTCAgatgcctgcagctctgtgcccgctgcctgctGGGCAGAGACTTTTCCACCTATACACTGAAGACAGTTATGATGCACGTGCTGACCACCAGGCCGCTGTCAAACTGGCACAGGAGGTattcctggcaatggctgaaCGACATCCTGCAGTACCTGCAGAGATGTCTGCGGAGGAAATGCCTGAACCACTTCTTCATTGGCAATGAGAACCTGCCAGAGGAGATCATCTTGCCCCCGGAACTGCGAATGGCTGAACCATTCAACCTCTTCCAGCACCTGACGCAGAATCCTTACGCCTCTGAGCACGCAAATCTTGAGTTTGATGGGTTGCAAAGTCGGGTTCATAGGATGCTTCTCGACGGGCGCTGA
- the LOC136115311 gene encoding inositol 1,4,5-trisphosphate receptor-interacting protein-like 1, which yields MEQRAEMLKREMTWLWQEIEERSREQRNQAQRNQEQSGFAWASLLLSALQHWLCWAVAGVLVVLFVLCWCLRKWSPEPERGEESFAKNVEKKKHEGENDDANEAQEENDDANEPEENHDANEDEEGNDDANEAQEENDNANEPEEENDDANEDEEENDDENENDDEEENDDENEDEEENEDEDGDGEENDENDDEDEAEEANDNANDLGRFLEEDIERPVQHLYRDCKSVMSLMETFIHLYQYIFSNTYFPVLEKAIEVGSAFEGWSPRGEDITYRLILPLKPPRGHTFHLEPGSVWPMRNFRIRVEVVCTCEMEQPAGETRCFLHHPEQEHGRNAAFSILDDLCTASYLDVQKTARYFQMFVRRSWRALHLSTVRRLTVLPSDRSCKFCVVQRRGKRILIELMFGVQEGDSDIFVSSQYTEAGYTPSTMWPETYAVAEMKFFRLIARKAHPDTCYLRCLQLCARCLLGRDFSTYTLKTVMMHVLTTRPLSNWHRRYSWQWLNDILQYLQRCLRRKCLNHFFIGNENLPEEIILPPELRMAEPFNLFQHLTQNPYASEHANLEFDGLQSRVHRMLLDGR from the coding sequence ATGGAGCAGCGTGCTGAGATGCTGAAACGGGAGATGActtggctgtggcaggagatagaggagaggagccgggagcagaggaaccaggcgcagaggaaccaggagcagagcggctttgcctgggcatccctgctcctctctgccttgcaacactggctgtgctgggccgttgctggagtcctggtcgtgctctttgtgctctgctggtgcctcaggaaatggagccctgagccagagagaggagaggagagctttGCTAAAAACGTGGAGAAGAAGaaacatgaaggagagaatgatgatgcaaacgaagctcaagaagagaatgatgatgcaaatgaacctgaagagaATCATGATGCAAATGAAGACGAAGAAGGgaatgatgatgcaaacgaagctcaagaagagaatgataatgcaaatgaacctgaagaagaaaatgacgaTGCCAATGAAGacgaagaagagaatgatgatgaaaacgAAAATGAcgatgaagaagagaatgatgatgaaaatgaagatgaagaagagaatgaagatgaagatggagatggagaagagaatgatgagaatgatgatgaagatgaagccGAAGAAGCGAATGATAATGCAAATGACCTGGGAAGGTTTCTTGAGGAGGACATAGAGCGGCCAGTTCAGCACCTGTACAGAGACTGCAAGTCTGTGATGAGCCTTATGGAAACCTTCATCCATCtctaccagtatatcttctcaaaTACTTATTTCCCAGTGCTGGAAAAAGCCATCGAGGTGGGCAGTGCCTTTGAAGGTTGGAGTCCCCGTGGGGAAGACATCACCTACCGCCTGAttttgcccctgaagcctccccgAGGACACACCTTCCACCTGGAGCCGGGCTCCGTGTGGCCAATGAGGAACTTCCGCATCCGTGTGGAGGTGGTGTGTACCTGTGAGATGGAGCAGCCGGCAGGAGAGACACGTTGCTTCCTCCATCACCCCGAGCAAGAGCACGGGAGGAATGCAGCCTTCAGCATCCTAGACGACCTCTGCACTGCCTCCTACCTAGACGTGCAGAAAACTGCGCGCTATTTCCAGATGTTTGTGAGACgttcctggagggctctgcaTCTTTCAACCGTACGCCGCCTAACAGTGCTGCCCTCTGACCGCTCCTGCAAATTCTGTGTGGTGCAACGCCGGGGGAAAAGGATTTTAATTGAGTTGATGTTTGGGGTGCAAGAAGGTGACTCGGACATCTTTGTGAGCAGCCAGTATACAGAGGCTGGCTACACTCCAAGCACAATGTGGCCAGAGACCtatgctgtggcagagatgaagttctTCAGGTTGATTGCCAGAAAGGCACATCCTGACACCTGCTACCTCAgatgcctgcagctctgtgcccgctgcctgctGGGCAGAGACTTTTCCACCTATACACTGAAGACAGTTATGATGCACGTGCTGACCACCAGGCCGCTGTCAAACTGGCACAGGAGGTattcctggcaatggctgaaCGACATCCTGCAGTACCTGCAGAGATGTCTGCGGAGGAAATGCCTGAACCACTTCTTCATTGGCAATGAGAACCTGCCAGAGGAGATCATCTTGCCCCCGGAACTGCGAATGGCTGAACCATTCAACCTCTTCCAGCACCTGACGCAGAATCCTTACGCCTCTGAGCACGCAAATCTTGAGTTTGATGGGCTGCAAAGTCGGGTTCATAGGATGCTTCTCGACGGGCGCTGA
- the LOC136115354 gene encoding inositol 1,4,5-trisphosphate receptor-interacting protein-like 1, with amino-acid sequence MEQRAEMLKRGMTWLWQEIEERSREQRNQAQRNQEQSGFAWASLLLSALQHWLCWAVAGVLVVLFVLCWCLRKWSPEPERGEESFAKNVEKKKHEGENDDANEAQEENDDANEPEENHDANEDEEGNDDANEAQEENDNANEPEEENDDANEDEEENDDENENDDEEENDDENEDEEENEDEDGDGEENDENDDEDEAEEANDNANDLGRFLEEDIERPVQHLYRDCKSVMSLMETFIHLYQYIFSNTYFPVLEKAIEVGSAFEGWSPRGEDITYRLILPLKPPRGHTFHLEPGSVWPMRNFRIRVEVVCTCEMEQPAGETRCFLHHPEQEHGRNAAFSILDDLCTASYLDVQKTARYFQMFVRRSWRALHLSTVRRLTVLPSDRSCKFCVVQRRGKRILIELMFGVQEGDSDIFVSSQYTEAGYTPSTMWPETYAVAEMKFFRLIARKAHPDTCYLRCLQLCARCLLGRDFSTYTLKTVMMHVLTTMPLSNWHRRYSWQWLNDILQYLQRCLRRKCLNHFFIGNENLPEEIILPPELRMAEPFNLFQHLTQNPYASEHANLEFDGLQSRVHRMLLDGR; translated from the coding sequence ATGGAGCAGCGTGCTGAGATGCTGAAACGGGGGATGActtggctgtggcaggagatagaggagaggagccgggagcagaggaaccaggcgcagaggaaccaggagcagagcggctttgcctgggcatccctgctcctctctgccttgcaacactggctgtgctgggccgttgctggagtcctggtcgtgctctttgtgctctgctggtgcctcaggaaatggagccctgagccagagagaggagaggagagctttGCTAAAAACGTGGAGAAGAAGaaacatgaaggagagaatgatgatgcaaacgaagctcaagaagagaatgatgatgcaaatgaacctgaagagaATCATGATGCAAATGAAGACGAAGAAGGgaatgatgatgcaaacgaagctcaagaagagaatgataatgcaaatgaacctgaagaagaaaatgacgaTGCCAATGAAGacgaagaagagaatgatgatgaaaacgAAAATGAcgatgaagaagagaatgatgatgaaaatgaagatgaagaagagaatgaagatgaagatggagatggagaagagaatgatgagaatgatgatgaagatgaagccGAAGAAGCGAATGATAATGCAAATGACCTGGGAAGGTTTCTTGAGGAGGACATAGAGCGGCCAGTTCAGCACCTGTACAGAGACTGCAAGTCTGTGATGAGCCTTATGGAAACCTTCATCCATCtctaccagtatatcttctcaaaTACTTATTTCCCAGTGCTGGAAAAAGCCATCGAGGTGGGCAGTGCCTTTGAAGGTTGGAGTCCCCGTGGGGAAGACATCACCTACCGCCTGAttttgcccctgaagcctccccgAGGACACACCTTCCACCTGGAGCCGGGCTCCGTGTGGCCAATGAGGAACTTCCGCATCCGTGTGGAGGTGGTGTGTACCTGTGAGATGGAGCAGCCGGCAGGAGAGACACGTTGCTTCCTCCATCACCCCGAGCAAGAGCACGGGAGGAATGCAGCCTTCAGCATCCTAGACGACCTCTGCACTGCCTCCTACCTAGACGTGCAGAAAACTGCGCGCTATTTCCAGATGTTTGTGAGACgttcctggagggctctgcaTCTTTCAACCGTACGCCGCCTAACAGTGCTGCCCTCTGACCGCTCCTGCAAATTCTGTGTGGTGCAACGCCGGGGGAAAAGGATTTTAATTGAGTTGATGTTTGGGGTGCAAGAAGGTGACTCGGACATCTTTGTGAGCAGCCAGTATACAGAGGCTGGCTACACTCCAAGCACAATGTGGCCAGAGACCtatgctgtggcagagatgaagttctTCAGGTTGATTGCCAGAAAGGCACATCCTGACACCTGCTACCTCAgatgcctgcagctctgtgcccgctgcctgctGGGCAGAGACTTTTCCACCTATACACTGAAGACAGTTATGATGCACGTGCTGACCACCATGCCGCTGTCAAACTGGCACAGGAGGTattcctggcaatggctgaaCGACATCCTGCAGTACCTGCAGAGATGTCTGCGGAGGAAATGCCTGAACCACTTCTTCATTGGCAATGAGAACCTGCCAGAGGAGATCATCTTGCCCCCGGAACTGCGAATGGCTGAACCATTCAACCTCTTCCAGCACCTGACGCAGAATCCTTACGCCTCTGAGCACGCAAATCTTGAGTTTGATGGGTTGCAAAGTCGGGTTCATAGGATGCTTCTCGACGGGCGCTGA
- the LOC136115276 gene encoding inositol 1,4,5-trisphosphate receptor-interacting protein-like 1 — MEQRAEMLKREMTWLWQEIEERSREQRNQAQRNQEQSGFAWASLLLSALQHWLCWAVAGVLVVLFVLCWCLRKWSPEPERGEESFAKNVEKKKHEGENDDANEAQEENDDANEPEENHDANEDEEGNDDANEAQEENDNANEPEEENDDANEDEEENDDENENDDEEENDDENEDEEENEDEDGDGEENDENDDEDEAEEANDNANDLGRFLEEDIERPVQHLYRDCKSVMSLMETFIHLYQYIFSNTYFPVLEKAIEVGSAFEGWSPRGEDITYRLILPLKPPRGHTFHLEPGSVWPMRNFRIRVEVVCTCEMEQPAGETRCFLHHPEQEHGRNAAFSILDDLCTASYLDVQKTARYFQMFVRRSWRALHLSTVRRLTVLPSDRSCKFCVVQRRGKRILIELMFGVQEGDSDIFVSSQYTEAGYTPSTMWPETYAVAEMKFFRLIARKAHPDTCYLRCLQLCARCLLGRDFSTYTLKTVMMHVLTTMPLSNWHRRYSWQWLNDILQYLQRCLRRKCLNHFFIGNENLPEEIILPPELRMAEPFNLFQHLTQNPYASEHANLEFDGLQSRVHRMLLDGR; from the coding sequence ATGGAGCAGCGTGCTGAGATGCTGAAACGGGAGATGActtggctgtggcaggagatagaggagaggagccgggagcagaggaaccaggcgcagaggaaccaggagcagagcggctttgcctgggcatccctgctcctctctgccttgcaacactggctgtgctgggccgttgctggagtcctggtcgtgctctttgtgctctgctggtgcctcaggaaatggagccctgagccagagagaggagaggagagctttGCTAAAAACGTGGAGAAGAAGaaacatgaaggagagaatgatgatgcaaacgaagctcaagaagagaatgatgatgcaaatgaacctgaagagaATCATGATGCAAATGAAGACGAAGAAGGgaatgatgatgcaaacgaagctcaagaagagaatgataatgcaaatgaacctgaagaagaaaatgacgaTGCCAATGAAGacgaagaagagaatgatgatgaaaacgAAAATGAcgatgaagaagagaatgatgatgaaaatgaagatgaagaagagaatgaagatgaagatggagatggagaagagaatgatgagaatgatgatgaagatgaagccGAAGAAGCGAATGATAATGCAAATGACCTGGGAAGGTTTCTTGAGGAGGACATAGAGCGGCCAGTTCAGCACCTGTACAGAGACTGCAAGTCTGTGATGAGCCTTATGGAAACCTTCATCCATCtctaccagtatatcttctcaaaTACTTATTTCCCAGTGCTGGAAAAAGCCATCGAGGTGGGCAGTGCCTTTGAAGGTTGGAGTCCCCGTGGGGAAGACATCACCTACCGCCTGAttttgcccctgaagcctccccgAGGACACACCTTCCACCTGGAGCCGGGCTCCGTGTGGCCAATGAGGAACTTCCGCATCCGTGTGGAGGTGGTGTGTACCTGTGAGATGGAGCAGCCGGCAGGAGAGACACGTTGCTTCCTCCATCACCCCGAGCAAGAGCACGGGAGGAATGCAGCCTTCAGCATCCTAGACGACCTCTGCACTGCCTCCTACCTAGACGTGCAGAAAACTGCGCGCTATTTCCAGATGTTTGTGAGACgttcctggagggctctgcaTCTTTCAACCGTACGCCGCCTAACAGTGCTGCCCTCTGACCGCTCCTGCAAATTCTGTGTGGTGCAACGCCGGGGGAAAAGGATTTTAATTGAGTTGATGTTTGGGGTGCAAGAAGGTGACTCGGACATCTTTGTGAGCAGCCAGTATACAGAGGCTGGCTACACTCCAAGCACAATGTGGCCAGAGACCtatgctgtggcagagatgaagttctTCAGGTTGATTGCCAGAAAGGCACATCCTGACACCTGCTACCTCAgatgcctgcagctctgtgcccgctgcctgctGGGCAGAGACTTTTCCACCTATACACTGAAGACAGTTATGATGCACGTGCTGACCACCATGCCGCTGTCAAACTGGCACAGGAGGTattcctggcaatggctgaaCGACATCCTGCAGTACCTGCAGAGATGTCTGCGGAGGAAATGCCTGAACCACTTCTTCATTGGCAATGAGAACCTGCCAGAGGAGATCATCTTGCCCCCGGAACTGCGAATGGCTGAACCATTCAACCTCTTCCAGCACCTGACGCAGAATCCTTACGCCTCTGAGCACGCAAATCTTGAGTTTGATGGGTTGCAAAGTCGGGTTCATAGGATGCTTCTCGACGGGCGCTGA